The Methanobrevibacter thaueri DNA segment ATGCGCTGGTAATTCCGCCCGGTTCATGGCCGATTGCAAAAATGAATGATGAGATAATCATTGCAGGAACAATTCCTGTTCGGATTTTTAATCTGTTAAACAGCACGCCTCTGAATGCCAATTCTTCAACAATGGGTGCAAAAATAATTGCGGTGATTGAATCAAGAATCCAGACACTTGAATCAATATTGGCGGTATCTATATCCCACATTGGAACCCAATTAGGATCCCCGAATCCAATAAAGATGTCTAATGCGGAAATCAGGAGCACGAATAGGCCTGCAAACAATATGTTGAGAAGGAAAACATACAATATTTCCTTTTTAACATCATCCTTAAACAGATTATCAAAATTCTTTTCAAGACCTCGTGTGCCTCGCAATGCCCAAATGAAGAGCAATAATACAATTAGCATAAATAGAATCATGAATAGCTCGCCATCATCAAAAACCGGGAATATTGCTGTTAGGACCCCAGTGATGATGAATGTCAATATTATTCCAACAATCAATTCCCTTATTCTTATTGTTCTCAATCGAACATTGAAGTCAATGACGCTTTTATCCATAATATCCTCCATTAAAGAATGCTTTTAAACCAATCAACGGTTTCCATTAAGTTCTCTTCAAACTTGTCTGAATTGATTGTCAATCCTATTTTTTCCATATTGCTAACGTTCGCCAGGGAATGCCTGATGTCCCCTAAACGTCCAGGACAGTATTTCGCTTCAACATCGCTTCCGAGGGAATTTCTGATAATCTCATATAGCTGGTTTATTGTCAGCTTCTCGCCTGAAGCGACATTGATGACTCCATTAAAATCTGATTCGCAGGCCCTGATGTTTGCATTTACAACATCGCCAATGTAGACAAAATCCCTGCTCTGTTCCCCATCTCCGTAAATGAGTGGTGTTTCCCCTTCAAGAATTGCTGAGATGAAGTTTGGTATAACTGCGGCATATTGGGAATTCTTGTCCTGCTTAGGTCCGAATATGTTAAAGTATCTCAATGCGACATAGTCAAGCCCGTAGTCTTCATGGAATGTCTTCAGGTAAAGTTCGCAGCCTGCCTTTGATGCTGCATAGGGGGAAGCGGGCATCAAAGTTTCGCTTTCCTTCAGAGGCAGGTTTTTATTGTCTCCGTATACTGAAGAGGAAGATGCAAAGATGACCTTTTTAACATCGTTCTTAATTGCTGCGTTCAAAAGCCTGACGGTTGCGTCAAGATTTATCTCATAGCATTCCAGAGGCTTTTCAATGCTTAACTGCACATTTGCCATTGCGGCAAAATGAAATATGTAATCAATATTTTCGGTGACCTCATCGAAGTTGACCTTTCGGATATCCTCATTTATTACTTTCAGGTTTTCATGGTCGGGATTGTCAATATTGTCAATATTTCCTGTGGAGAAATTATCAACTATTACAATATTGTTTTTGTTTATTAGTTCATTAACAGTGTGAGAACCTATAAATCCTGCTCCACCAGTTATCAAAAGGTTTTTATTGTTCATTAAGCCACCATTTAATTATTAAGCTTACATTAAAGCAATTATATATTATTTTTAAGTAACAATATTTATATATTTTTATATATAATAATTATATTATAAGAGGAGTCTAATAATATGTTTAATTTGATGGATAGTACCCTATTATTTGCTTCTTACGGCAGCTATTTGGGACATAGCAATATAAGTATAGGCGCATTTGACATTGTGTTAGCTTATATTGTGGCTATTGTTTGCGCCATTGCGGTCGCTTTAGTTTTAAAACTCCCATTATTGCCTAGCAAACCATATAGGTATTCTTTTGATGTAAGTGCACTATATCCTACTCCAATAATAGCTATTGGTATTCTGTCTTTATTTTTAGTTTTGGATTATACATTCATGTATAACGGTTTGGTTTTAGCTGTTGTTGTCGGTGTTTTATCTGCATTATTTGTGAAATATTTATTTGATTTTGTATTTCCAAAGCCTCTTGATGAAAATACAGGAGAGGATATTGATGAATGAGGTAATTGGAATAGTAATTGCCGCAATTCTTTGTTGGTTGAATTTTGTAATAGTAGATACATATTTCGGACTTCCCGAGCAGCCTGGCGTTAGAGGGGCCAGTATTGTAGGTAAAGACATTGAGAAAAGAGGGGGAGATATTGCTGGTGGATTCTTCCAAGGAAACGTTTTATGTTCTCCGGACGCATCTGCTGGTACATTATTAGCTTCTATTGGATACTTGCTTTTAGGAATTCCTGGAGGGATAATTGCAGCATTTTTCGTATTCATCGGAAATAGGTTATGTGCTGATCCGGGATATGCCGGAACTGTTGGAAGCCTGACTGCTACAGCAATCATATTCGTGACATCTTTCATAGGCCTGACACCTGAAATGTTCATTGTCGGCATGGTCATAGCCATATTGACCATTATGGGAATAGATCAGGCCAAAGCTTCAATAGTTTTAGGAAAAATTGCCAAAAAGTTCAATAGGCATGCTAGAGAGTGATTATATGTATGTTGAAATTATTGGAGTCATAGTCATATTTGTAGCATTAAGAGCTTTAATAACTCGAAACAGAGCTGAAAGATTATTATATTTAAATGTTATTGGTTTTGGAGTTTCTGCTATTATTGCTTTAGTAATTAATACTCCATTTGCTCTTATAGTTGCAGCAGCATTCTTTATTTGTTCAACAATTAGTGCAAATGCTATTGCCTATACATTAAAAAGACTAGATGAGGAAATACTTTTGGAGTGATTTGAAGTGGAGTTTTTCGTATCAATTATTGCAATAGCTTTAATGATTATTGGAGCATTCGGAATAATATTCATGAAAAAACCTTTGGATAAGGTTATCATGTTTTCAATACTCGATGCAGGATTTGTTTTAGTTATTGTATTATTCAAATATTTGGATGTTGCAATGTTTGCGGCTCTTGCGGGTCCTCTGTCAACATTAGTATTTATTTTATCTATTGTCAAGATTAAGGAAATCAGATTAAAGAAAATCGCAAGTGGTGATGCGGAATGATTGATGTTGCATTGTTTTTCTACTTTGGAATCTTCTTGGCCATTGTTGGAAGTTTGGCTACCGCCTGGGGTCCTGGAGTCAATGACCCTATTGTAAGGACATTCAATACAGAGATTGCTTCAATCGGAGTCTGTCTTGTGTTATTGTGCTACAATCATGTTTTGGCATTGTTGACATTGCTTGCAACAACCGTTATTATTAGCTTAATCTTATTCAGAGCAATTATTCGTTTAGAAGAAATGGGGGCTGATGTATGAGGATTGGAGTTTTATGGAATAAGCTAGCAGAGCCTAAAAACATTCCACGCTTATTTGCATTTAGCCTTGGAATCATATTGATAATTGGTTTAATTGTGCCGATGGCATTAAATCCTGACCAGTTATATCCTAGACCTGCACCGCAGGAGCAAGTTGATGCAGGACTTGCAATCGCACCTTATGACAGGGGCGGAGAAGTCCTGGTCGAACCTGGGGAAATAAACCCTCAATATCCTGACAATGCAGCTAGTTTAGGAATGATTACTGCATACATGTCACCATTGGCCCAATGGATATCATCAATTTCGCCGTACTTCGGTACATCCATTTATTCATCTCCTGGTGGATTAATTGATGAAATACTGTATTATACAAGGGGATTCGATACAATACTTGAATCCAGTATTTTGATGATGTCATTCATTATTGCTTCATGGTTATCCATTAATTATACAATGAATAGAAAAAATGATGAAAAAGAAATTAAAAAGGACTTCAAAAAGGCCATTACAGAATCTACACAGGTAGCTAATGAAGTCAAAGCAAATGATGCAAAAGCAAGATCAAAACAATTGAGGAGGGATAACTGATGCTTTACGTTCCTCAAGAGTTTATTAGCATGTATCTGCCTGCAATCTATGCGGGATTGATTGTCGGTTTCATAGGCACAATGGCAATTGCAATTAATAGACGAGAATTGCATATTCTAATATTAACCGACATTGTAGGTCTTGCAATGATATTTGTGGTTTCTGCAGTTGGAACCGACCTTGCAGAAGCGTTAATTTTACCTGGTTTGGTAGTGGAATTAGCCGAGACCTTGGCTATTTCCGAGATACTGATTACAAGAGAAATGCGTAAGATCGAACAGGACCCAAGAAGAAACTTGTCAGTGTCCTCTTCAATTTTCCCACAGGCATTCTCTCTGGACATGGAAATCATGACCACTGCACCTAATTTCATTGCATTGGTCCTGGTGGGATATGGAATTTTCCTG contains these protein-coding regions:
- a CDS encoding CPBP family intramembrane glutamic endopeptidase; the protein is MDKSVIDFNVRLRTIRIRELIVGIILTFIITGVLTAIFPVFDDGELFMILFMLIVLLLFIWALRGTRGLEKNFDNLFKDDVKKEILYVFLLNILFAGLFVLLISALDIFIGFGDPNWVPMWDIDTANIDSSVWILDSITAIIFAPIVEELAFRGVLFNRLKIRTGIVPAMIISSFIFAIGHEPGGITSAFLFGVCMCILYLKTDNILIPMSVHFINNVVATIMEITSFDIYMTQLPWIVPSLIITIIATVLLAKYIIKETQAIKKIYS
- a CDS encoding NAD-dependent epimerase/dehydratase family protein, giving the protein MNNKNLLITGGAGFIGSHTVNELINKNNIVIVDNFSTGNIDNIDNPDHENLKVINEDIRKVNFDEVTENIDYIFHFAAMANVQLSIEKPLECYEINLDATVRLLNAAIKNDVKKVIFASSSSVYGDNKNLPLKESETLMPASPYAASKAGCELYLKTFHEDYGLDYVALRYFNIFGPKQDKNSQYAAVIPNFISAILEGETPLIYGDGEQSRDFVYIGDVVNANIRACESDFNGVINVASGEKLTINQLYEIIRNSLGSDVEAKYCPGRLGDIRHSLANVSNMEKIGLTINSDKFEENLMETVDWFKSIL
- the ehaA gene encoding energy-converting NiFe hydrogenase A subunit EhaA, translated to MFNLMDSTLLFASYGSYLGHSNISIGAFDIVLAYIVAIVCAIAVALVLKLPLLPSKPYRYSFDVSALYPTPIIAIGILSLFLVLDYTFMYNGLVLAVVVGVLSALFVKYLFDFVFPKPLDENTGEDIDE
- a CDS encoding DUF2109 domain-containing protein, with translation MYVEIIGVIVIFVALRALITRNRAERLLYLNVIGFGVSAIIALVINTPFALIVAAAFFICSTISANAIAYTLKRLDEEILLE
- a CDS encoding DUF2108 domain-containing protein, whose amino-acid sequence is MEFFVSIIAIALMIIGAFGIIFMKKPLDKVIMFSILDAGFVLVIVLFKYLDVAMFAALAGPLSTLVFILSIVKIKEIRLKKIASGDAE
- a CDS encoding DUF2107 family protein — its product is MIDVALFFYFGIFLAIVGSLATAWGPGVNDPIVRTFNTEIASIGVCLVLLCYNHVLALLTLLATTVIISLILFRAIIRLEEMGADV
- a CDS encoding EhaF family protein, producing the protein MRIGVLWNKLAEPKNIPRLFAFSLGIILIIGLIVPMALNPDQLYPRPAPQEQVDAGLAIAPYDRGGEVLVEPGEINPQYPDNAASLGMITAYMSPLAQWISSISPYFGTSIYSSPGGLIDEILYYTRGFDTILESSILMMSFIIASWLSINYTMNRKNDEKEIKKDFKKAITESTQVANEVKANDAKARSKQLRRDN
- a CDS encoding EhaG family protein gives rise to the protein MLYVPQEFISMYLPAIYAGLIVGFIGTMAIAINRRELHILILTDIVGLAMIFVVSAVGTDLAEALILPGLVVELAETLAISEILITREMRKIEQDPRRNLSVSSSIFPQAFSLDMEIMTTAPNFIALVLVGYGIFLTGFTGGAVAGGGIVLYALSKKARGLPVLMLDGIAGVSGIAWCLWIIGFLLFFVTPQYWLLSLFLAACGLLLKVASKVGLIGLLMREDIDKE